A window of the Gossypium hirsutum isolate 1008001.06 chromosome A05, Gossypium_hirsutum_v2.1, whole genome shotgun sequence genome harbors these coding sequences:
- the LOC107961005 gene encoding proline-rich receptor-like protein kinase PERK12 has protein sequence MSDTKETTRTNDTSFTIYSPSSKHNASSSDAYKSNKLSKPNDDSPPSNKQSPKVEPPKTSPPPPQEEKHSPPPPLGEKLSPPPPSPAERTNSPPKQPPKSSPSPSPQSSSGSPPTPPKQESPPSTTPQSPPQPLPTQKPSPSHTPPTQQLPPSPSSPTHEPLQSSPKNSPPESQPTESSSDSKPSLAPSSPETSKSPPSTNSTSTSINGSEESMPAFSPKTAVVPPLPSSPISPSNPVGGSSNNNSKSTNNRQRTIDLRHPSYGIVIGVAITSIVVIAFIAFSFIRDRRKAKQKSHSTNFVAPPANISVTLDVTKGHPTQNENALSNSQHSWDSRKGQNHTSPGSSIISPSKTSFSYDEMMEMTNGFAQQNLIGEGGFGCVYKGQLLGGKIMAVKQLKIGSGQREREFRAEVEIISRVHHQHLVSLVGYCIANNHRLLIYEFVSNSNLERHLHDSGLSVLEWAKRVKIAIGAAKGLAYLHEDSGHPVFLHIRASQHLCNCCFASYSRFYPFHLWYFGKDYA, from the exons ATGTCGGACACCAAGGAGACGACAAGGACGAATGATACTTCGTTCACAATTTATTCTCCATCGTCTAAACACAATGCAAGCTCTAGTGATGCCTACAAAAGCAATAAATTGTCAAAGCCCAATGATGATTCACCGCCATCAAACAAACAATCACCAAAAGTAGAGCCACCTAAAACGTCACCACCGCCACCACAAGAAGAAAAACATTCACCACCGCCACCACTAGGAGAAAAActttcaccaccaccaccatcaccaGCAGAAAGAACAAATTCACCACCAAAACAACCACCAAAAAGTTCACCCTCGCCATCTCCGCAATCATCATCTGGCTCACCTCCTACTCCTCCCAAGCAAGAATCACCTCCAAGTACTACACCGCAATCGCCACCACAACCACTTCCAACGCAAAAACCATCACCGTCTCATACCCCTCCTACCCAACAATTACCGCCATCTCCCAGTAGCCCTACTCATGAACCATTACAATCTTCACCTAAAAATTCTCCTCCTGAATCTCAACCCACTGAAAGTTCTTCAGATAGCAAGCCGTCACTAGCACCGTCTTCACCTGAAACCTCAAAATCACCACCGTCAACAAACTCCACATCAACATCAATAAATGGATCTGAGGAATCAATGCCTGCTTTTTCTCCTAAAACGGCAGTAGTTCCGCCTTTACCGAGCTCGCCCATTAGTCCTTCTAACCCAGTTGGAGGATCTTCCAATAACAATTCAAAAAGCACTAATAATAGACAACGCACCATTGATTTAAGACATCCTAGTTATGGAATTGTGATTGGTGTGGCAATAACGTCTATTGTTGTCATTGCATTCATTGCCTTTTCATTTATTCGAGACAGAAGAAAGGCGAAACAAAAAAGTCACTCTACTAATTTCGTGGCACCACCAGCTAACATTTCGGTGACATTAG ATGTGACTAAAGGACATCCAACCCAAAACGAGAATGCCCTTAGTAATTCTCAACACAGTTGGGATAGTCGAAAAGGACAAAATCATACTTCTCCAGGTTCGAGTATTATATCTCCTTCTAAGACATCTTTTAGCTATGACGAGATGATGGAAATGACCAATGGATTTGCTCAACAAAATTTGATCGGCGAAGGtgggtttggttgtgtttataaAGGCCAGCTGCTGGGCGGTAAAATCATGGCAGTTAAGCAGTTGAAGATCGGTAGTGGACAACGGGAGCGAGAGTTCCGAGCTGAAGTTGAGATTATTAGTCGCGTTCATCATCAGCATTTGGTCTCTTTGGTTGGATATTGTATTGCTAACAATCATAGATTGCTAATCTATGAATTTGTTTCAAATAGCAACCTTGAACGTCATTTGCATG ATTCGGGACTTTCGGTGCTTGAATGGGCCAAAAGAGTCAAGATTGCTATTGGAGCTGCTAAGGGTTTGGCATATTTACATGAAGATT cTGGGCATCCTGTTTTTCTTCATATTCGAGCTTCTCAACATCTCTGCAACTGCTGTTTTGCTTCATATTCAAGGTTTTATCCTTTTCATCTTTGGTACTTTGGCAAGGATTATGCTTAA